Within the Camelus dromedarius isolate mCamDro1 chromosome 9, mCamDro1.pat, whole genome shotgun sequence genome, the region atctttttcttttgtttgttttttgcttttgaaattttttaatacaCATGATAGACCAGGACTGCTTTcgtgtatttgttttctctgtccctACTTTTTTGATATTTAATTAACATATCACATGTTGTGACTTTAAAGGGTACAGTGTGACAGTTTGGTATACatttatattgtaaaatgattttctCAATAGGTTTTTTAATACATTCTTCCATTCATTTAATTACAGTATTTTTTGTGTGGTGAGAATGTTTAAGGTCTTCTGTCTTATCAAATTTCAGTTATATACAACAGTATTGATAAGTATAatcagtatactgcacatttgatttctagaacattttccacttacatattaaaattttcctcttttgACTAATATCTTCCCATTCTACCAGCCCCCAACATCTACTCTGTTTTTATTAGTTtggctgttttttatttttttctttaaataatgtgCTTCCCACATAAATGAGATCATTAAGTATGagtctttctctctgacttaatTTACTGAGTAAACATTTTCACTGTTTAGCCATGTTGATACAGATAGCTGAATTACCTCCTTTTTCATGacaaaataatatacattatGTATATCTATCAGATTTTTTTGTACATTTATCCTTTGGACACTTAGTTTTTATCATgctttggctattttaaatactgCTGTAATGAATGTGGGAGTGCACATGTCTTTTAATGGCAGTGATTTCATATAGAAAAtgcacattatatattttttttagtttctcttattgaagtatagttggtttgcaatgttgtgttagtttcaggtgcaaagcaaagtgactcagctacacatatatatgtatatatgtgtttttttcaggttcctttccattataagttattgtaagatactgaatatagttccctgtgctatgcagtaggtccttgttgtttatcagttttttatACTAGCCTGTATCtattaattccaaattcctaattgtccccctcttcctcattatatgatttttaaaaaaagatgttttgagGGACcttatactgttttccttagtgactacaccaatttacattccccaaAACAGGTGCTAGATTTCTGTTTCTTCCCCATTTTCAACAACATTTGTCCTCtctggtctttttgatgacagttaTTCTCACAGGCACGGGGTaacatctcactgtggttctgatttgcgtTTCCTCCTGAGGGCATCTCTGCGAAATTGGGAGGCTTCCCCTCAGTTCAGTCTCAGTGCATTTAAGAGGGAGCCAGGTAGCCAGAGGCAGCAAGTTGTCCTGAACTTTCCTGCATTGTTTGGTTTAGTGTTTTCAGaagcttttttgtttatttattgttgttatttgtttgtttgttttcttaatggaggtactggggattgaacccaggacctcctgcatgctaagcatgtgccctaccactgagttatactcacacctcctcaccccctgcccccaccattcATTGTTTTTAGTTGGGTTCCTCGTGGTTTATGAGTGTCTGTGGTTTACTGTTCTGCCATCCTGCTCACATCACTctgtatgattttgtttttccttgtagATTTGTGTCAGCAAATGTTACGATATGGTTTTTAGTAGAGAGGCCAGCTAAAGAAATCCTGTCAGTTTAATAACAAGGAATGTTAaccataaacattttatatatcagtcaacacatttcttttttttaactgtgttatgtaattaatattttaattagtaacattttttccattcacatttttttttcttttaatggaggtctTGGGAATTAAACCCGGGACCTTGGgcttgctaagcacatgctctaccactaagctatacccccaAACCCCTGGTTCACATTTTTAACTAATGTAATCACAACTTTAAAAGGCTCAGACTTTGGCAAAAACTTCCTGCCAGCCTCGATTCCCCATAAAACTCTGGTCACCCAGCCAGGATCTTCATTCTGAAATCGTGGTCTCCCTGCTTTCCAGTACTGTTGATACCATAGCtgtgatctgtgtgtgtgtgtaaatgcatCCATCTCCTTTTGATGACctttttctggtttctccttCTGGTTTGTGCTAAGAtgattatttcacagtttctgggAATGTTATATATGTGTTCATTGAACATATGTATAGAAATGGAACTTTTGGCATATTTAGTTGGACACATTACATATCAAATAGTGTAACAAATATAAAGCTACTGTCTCTCTACAACATTTgaatctttttcatttctctcgCATACCCATAATATAATTCTCATAGTTAAAAAAGGGCCAGTATCATGCTACTTGCTAAACCAGTTCTTCTTTTCTCTCAAGGTCAGTACGTTAGGTGCAGGTGTTACAGGCACACAGATGCGCAGTCCCAGGCTGTGCTCCCATGTGTACATGTGCCCCGTGCTCCACTCGGACCCTCTCTTCGTCCTGACCTTTCCTCACACAGCACCTGGATGTGGTTGGAAACACTATTAGTTGTTAGCACATGTGAGTTGTTCTCTTGAACTTCCCAGTTTCcacagccttccttcacctatcccTCCACCTTTCACATGACTCACACTATAAAATGACCCGTATTCATCTATTGAGCACCTTTCTCAGGACACGACCCAAATCATTATGTGTAGCCACGATGACTCAGAGACCATTTTCAGGACGGACGGCTGAATAACTGTATTATGCTCAAGTTCTTGCATCTCCCTTGAAGGTTTCTTCCTAAACTCCTGATGTTTGTTGTCATACTATGTAATCTATACTGCTTGGGTGGACGGTCATGCTTCAGAGTATGTTTTCTCCATCTGCTGGTCCAGGGTCCCATCTTGGTTCAGTCACTAATTTCTGTGTCCATTGGGGTTTTGTACGTAAACCTGTGAGTCTGCTTCCCTTACTTGAAAAATTGTGATAATTTTCctaatgcctttaaaaaaagttaGTACTGTTAGATGGCTTGGAACAGTGCATTTTTGGGGgcaaaggtatagctcagtggtagagtgcatgcctgccATGCCTGAGGtgctgggtttaatccccagtacctccatttaaaaaaaagaatatcttaaTTACCTCAACcccaaaaaagatggaaaaaaaaaaaggttggtgCATTTTTATAGTAGAGTCAAAAGTTACTGCTGTGTTAAAAGATATATTAATATTCTATCATGTTTATTATGACATCCCTTTGTTTGCATTATAACTTGAATGCTTTGCTATTGCAATTTGATCTCAACAACATTGTTTCTGACTGTATTAATAAATTTACAGATTGCTCACtcttttttacatacattttGGAGCCAATGAACTGGATATTTCAGGGCACTGCATAGGTAGGGAATTACTCTACTTATTTGCTGTTATCATAActgcagaatattttatttattaatatttgatttGACTTGCAGATGATGGTTTTTCAGAATGTTATAGACTTCTTCATGGACATTGTTTTATAGGaagtatttagaaaaatattttaggttttaaaagattgttttgtCAGATTCATAATTTTCTCTATGCTTTATTTGTTTCCCAGTTCTAAAATGCTACTCATTCAGATTATTCATGAGATATGCTAGTTTTGGATTATTTACTATTACAATATATTGCCTGTTCTTTAGCATTTATTCATAATAagtatacaaaatataaatagtatAATAATCTTCATCAGTTATGAGCCAGCAGTATGTCTACACTGGTATGTGCTTGGGGTTATGATGGAAAAATACACTTTGAGAGCTAATGGAAATTTGTTTGAGTGTTTTTGTCATAGGTTATTTGAAGCTAGGGTGCCCTGAAATTATTAGAATTTCCTCTGATCACTTTCTTTAGTAAAGATTCTTACTCCTTTTCTGTTCCTAAAATTTTTATAACGGTAGGTAGTTCCGTCACTCTGTTTGGTATAAATACTGGTTTTAGTGCACTGTCGTGTATTTAACATGAAACACTTTGTTATGAATTGTAATGTCTAGGATACTTACGGTTCTTTATATCTTGTAGATATCTCTCATATACATCTGATCAAGAAATTACAGCTAAAATCAAACTCCAATAGAGGAGAACTGTTCCAAACAGTGTTGTTGGGAAGACATCAAAGGATTGAAATGAGACATTTTTACCTCAGGGTCATCCAGGAAAATATACCTGACTTTGAGTCACAGCAGAGAGATGAGTTAAGAAATGACAAAGGAATGCCTGTAACCCGTAATGAAAGTCTCACTGATGAGAGACACCAGCCTGGTACAAGTGTTGCAGGAATCGAGCCTCTTGAAAATACGCTTGTGTTAAGCTTTTGGGATGAACTGCGTATTTTTAATGGTGAGGAGAACATCGATGAATTTGTTCAAGCTGACCAGAGAATCAGTAGTAGTGTCTTCTTTTTACCACTTGAAGAAATTTGTCCTAGTGTCCAGACCATTATTTCTAACACCTATGGGAGTGGTTTAATGCATCCTTTGATACTGACACAAGGCCCGAGGGCCCACAGGGAAAGACCTTACCTGTCTGACGAGCGCGGCCAAACCTTTCAATGTAGTTCAAAACTTCGTAGACATCCATTAATCCATCCAGGAGAGAAATTATGTATGTGTGATATATGTGGGAAGGTCTTTAGTCAGAATTCAAAACTTGTaagacatcagagaattcatactggagagaaaccttacaaaTGCAATGAATGTGGCAAGGTCTTTAATCAGAAAGCAACCCTTGTAGGTCATCAGAGCgttcatactggagagaagccTTACAAATGTATTGAGTGTGGCAAGGATTTTAGTCATAAAGGAAACCTTGCAAGTCATCAGAGacttcatactggagagaaaccataCAAATGTAATGAGTGTGGCAAGGTCTTTAGTCATAAAGGAAACCTGGCAAGTCATCAGAAAATTCACAGTGGAGAGAGACCTTACAAATGTAATGAGTGTGGCAAGGTCTTTACTCATAAAACAACCCTGGCAAGTCATTGGAGagttcatactggagagaaaccttaccAATGTAGTGAGTGTGGGAAGGTATTTAGTCATAAAGGAAACCTGGCAAGTCATGAGAGAATTCATACAGGAGAGAGACCTTacaaatgtaatgaatgtggcAAAACCTTTCATCAGGCCTCACATCTCACAAAACATCAACCGATCCATACAAGAACAAAAGTGTATAAGTGCGATGTATGTGGGAAAGTATTCCTTCGAGGTTCAAACTTTGCAGTTCATCAGAGAATTCATCCTGGAGAGAGACCTTAACGACTTGATTGCCACGCCACCCAAACCTGGGTGGCCATTGTCTTCAGAGGCTCCCCATCCACACTGGGCGATCAAGGTGTTAAAAATGTATCTTCTGTGACCTAGGCTTTTATGAGAACTCAACCCCCTCTCAACCTCAGGTAATCCATACAGGAGAGAAGttacatatatgatatatgtgACAATGTCTTTGCTAGAAATTTGGTCTCTGCAattcatcagagaattcatactggagagaaatcTTTCATCACAGCTCAAACCTCAGGAATCTTTAGAGGAGAGAAATTACATAAATGTGATTTATGTGGCAAAGTCTGTAGTTGAAATGCATACCTTGCAATTcaatcagagaattcatactagAGAAAAATCTTACAAATGTATTGAGGGTGGCAGGACCTTTAGTCAAAAAGCAACCCTTGCAAGTCATCAGAATTCATAGTGAGGAGAAGCCTTTCAAAAAGGAAAGAGTATtgaaaagcatttactcagatctCAACCCTCACTACACATCAGGGAATAGATACAAAAAAGAAGCCATATTAATGTTGTGATACACCTGGGAAGGTCTTCATCCAAAATTCACTGTTTAAATTCCTGGGAGATTTCTCATGGGGAGAAACCGTGCTATTATGAGCGAGGCAAACTGTTACTTAACACCAGGTAATCCAAACTGGTCATAGAAATGTATGTCTCAGTGTCTTCCGTCAAAGTTCATATCTCAGGGTCCACAAACAACATTacaaatcaactatgcttcaattaaaaaaaaaagatccaccaAAGAATTCATAGCAGAGGGAAAACTTATCAAATATAATGGGTGGGGCAAATCTTTCACTGTACTTTGAAGCCTCACCTGTCATCAGGTAATCCGTATTGCTGAGTGACTTTTAAGCAAGGGATTTAGCAAGAGTCCACATCTTTGGCTTCATTGGGAAGGTACCACTGTAGAGAAATGTGATAAATGTACGTAGTATGACCAGGCCTTTAGACAAGGAATTCATTCACCAAAGCATTCATTCTGGAGATTCCCTCACAGAGGCCGTGAATGGGAAAAGCCGTCACATGGGGCTCACTTCTCGCCAGTCATCGCTTAGTGCATGCTGGACAGAACATGGCACGTGGGCTGAATACGGCGATGTTCCACATTGCTGCTTACTGGTCACTGGATCCTGGGGTATTTGTCTTGGAGAGAAACCATAGAAATGCAGTGTGTGGCAAAGGTTTTACCCAGAGATCACAGGATGGGAACATACGCAGTGGTAACTTCCCCAGTGCAGTGAGAATAGCAAAACCTGTCCTTGAGTTTAAGTTTTAAGCAACAGCAGAGAGTCCATTGaagagaaactataaaaatgCATGACTAGAGGCTTTGTTCTGGCCTCACAATACACTAGATGCCTCAATATACACGTTTGAGAGAAACCACACAAAGCCCTATGTGTGCTAAGGCTGGTGTCTGAAGATCAAGGCTCTGAAACGAGGATTTATTTTGTGGAGTAACGTTTCAGGGGCAGTGAGTGTTGTAAAAATTTCCATCCAGTAGCCACATGTTTAGTGTCAATGAGAGAATTCATACAGGTCAGAAACTATAGGAATATATGGAACATGGAAACAAATTGACAGCGCATCCTCAGGGTTCACTGGGGAGAGTCCTTACAAGTGTAATGAGTTAGGTAAGTTTTTTGAGCAGTTCTTACAATAGACTACGTACCAGAGGATCCATACTAGGAAGACATAAGCCTTTGGTTTTGCAGGATTAATCTGAGATATACTGCAGAATCATTGCACGTCACAACATGTTCAAACTGATGACATGGTGTGTATATGGCAATTGTTTGACTTTTCTTGAAAAGGCTACAGTACTATTAATGCTTTTCACCCTGAAGTTTGAGGTCGGTTGATCTTCAGTACAGGCCTTTCATCATGATCCCAGGGAAGGACTTGGTAAGATGAGGGGGGCCAACTTCATTAGGTGTGGTTCACTCGCATCCATGTTCCCTATAAAAATAAGGACTCTATGAATTATCCAGTTCAGTAGTGTGTGAATTAGCAACTGGGAGGGGCAAGGAAGCTGTAAAACTGAAATGACTCATCATACCTATTATGTACAGTTTGCTTGTCTGTAGGTGGATCACAGTGGGTTATAGGACAGGATGCTCTATCAGCTTACTGTGATCGGAGCAGCAAGGACATTAAATGACTGGTCTTTTCCTTGGAGGAAAGTGATAGGTTCCTCGGGACTGAATATGTGGTAGGAATAGTGCACTGGAAAAGTTGGTCACTTTCTGCATTGCATGGGAGAGGAGGTTGTAGATATCtgtatttaatgaaaaattagtCTTATTCTTGGAAATTGAGGGGAGAGCAGTTACCATGAGAGGAAAACGTAGTGAAAAGTACCAGAATTGTGTGTTTATCTGTAGGATTCGCATTTAACTGCTGCCATGACATTTTGCTACGGTTTCATTCCGAATGTATCTTAAGTCTcttgttttaattaataaaattgaattatttttcataacGATGGATGAATTATGTACTTCCACCAACACAGTTTTATTCTGTCTGGGTCCTTTATAACGGAAGTTAACAGTGCACTTTTAGGCTCTCAGGATTGAAATAATCTGTAACTATTTCTTTCCATGATGGAATCAGAAACCATACAATTTGGAGATTAAATACTCATAATCTGTCCTTGAGTTTTTATCTCCAACTCCGGAATATTTATGTGGCTTTAATGAAAGTACCATAGAAGTGCATTTCAGACTCTGTCTTCTGTCAAAGTACAccccccacaaacaaacaaacaaaaaccccaagcCCAAAAAACTAGTAAATTTAAAGATCTGATTGGCTTTCTTGAATCATGGAAGGGGCTGAATCGGGCTGTATCCACTAAATAAAGAGGTGTTCAAAGGAGCTGTACAACATAAAATGCTTTTATAGGTAGAAACTAGGCAGGATAAGAAAGttaataccaaaagaaaaaaattctttttggcaAGGTTACCTTTTGCTGAGGGCCAGAGGGCATAGGTCTTGTCCAGTCCATGACCTCTGTAGTGTTGTTCAGGGAGTTCCAGAGTGATTGCTTTAAGGTCACATTCCTGGGAGGGGTGTGACTGCAATTAAGTCTTGATTTGCTGTCCTGGGGGCAAACAACTCTGCCCTgggacttttcttttttaagtgctCCTTAAAACCTGCTCCCCATTCATGAATATGCAATACAGGAATGTagttcttcattttcttaattgtgCCAAAAGAATACCTATGGTATGCACCTGGATTTACCTGATGGGAAAATCAGACTGTGGGACCTTCCTGAGTCCAAAATCCCCTCTGTGTCCCATTTCTTGTGTGTAGAAAGAAGGCTTTGGTCTTCTAGGCCtctcctgagttccaaagagcaggctCAATAGTTAAGGATCAGAAGAATAGAGTCAAAGGACTCCTAGGCCCTCCTGAAGGGATATAGGTAACAATCTGAagcatatctttgagttgttctgcagaaacttAGGACCCTTTCACCAAGTGAGGATGGgggtgttgactgaaaaaaaaaaacaagtagaaCTGACAGCTGTGAGTTCTGTTTCATCTGGGGCATACTGAGGACTACACCCGGGAGACAGCCTCctagatagctctgaggaactgctgggaagaggtggggagagaggtcaGTCTACGTATGGTTTTGGTGAAGGGGCATACGTACAATGAAGCACATGTTTTGGCAGAAGGTTGCTGCTGTTGACTAGAAAGTTTCTAGtagtcacaaggagcagatgtctccattagtgattttagatcttttctagatatgagaagataCAAGACATTGGATTCATAAAATCTTACCAACATGGCTAGTTAGAAATATTGTATAATAACAGAGTAACATACCTAACAAAGTTCTCTGAGTTTATCCAAGTCACTgcgtctttttaaaaatgtggtatattttcttatattcacaTGTATGCTACACTAGGAAATTGTGCtttaactggaaaatattttaaatgtgctaATTTCCTTATGTAAATGTTGTCATGTTTCCATGGATTCCCACATCTCTATGGATGAAATGTTTCACATGTGATGTGATAAAATATACTTCATAGTAAACGTTAGCTGACAGTTATTgtcataaaaatactgaaggtTGAAATGAAGTTATTGTGTATTTGATAATCTATTGTCACATTCTTTAGGGTCCATATTAAAGAGATTATACCTCCCTGCTAAATGCCCTTAGAAATATTGCAACTTAATTATTCTTGAGATAGAAATAAATCCCAAGTATCTTCTGAAGACTATGTATTTTACAGGCTCTGTTATTTATACTTGACAGAACGTTcagaattgaaaaacaaaaagctaaaatatattacaatttgaAAATTAAGTGAAACTTTCTAATTACCCTCATAACAAACATCATCAACTTGAAATTACATTGTGTTTAGTTATTATATAATTCTGTGTAATTTCATAAACAAGTTTCTGtgaaagatatttaaaagtaattctaacaagtgtgagagcaagcattttaaagaataatggagataaaatttttgttttttgctttctgagttatctatatgagataatggatgcTGACTAAGTTATTACAGTAATTATGTCAACGTATGTTTAAGTcagaacattatgctgtacaccttcaACTCACACTGATGTATGCCAAATACATCTCTAAAACTGGGTGGGGTATTGTggttttaaaaggcaaataaaacacTTCGGCAAAGAGAAAGTACAACGCAATTTATGACagttaaaaatatgcatttaaaaaaaataaatggttagTGACAGATATTATCACATGCCTTAGTCCTCCACAGACCCCAGGTTTTGTCCCTGAGTCTCTGGAACTGGCCGCGTCTTGAGGTGGTCTCCGGGCCGAATGAGGAATAGAAAGGAAAAGCTGTTCTGTGCGGTGTCAGTATGAAATGGCCCATTCTAATCAGGAAgaattttgtatttctcattctAGTTCATAATACAGAGTCAAGTCCAGCTTTAGTTTCTTTAAGCTACTTAAGTTAATTCTAATTACAAGAAATGTTCCCGGATCCACCACCGGCCCACAGTGACCACCTGCAGACCCACGTTCCAAAACCACTGAATTGCTTGAGCCTCACGAGTAGGACCTGCGAGGTACCTGCTGgcaaaaacaactttttattcaAACCATTTTAAATTGTTAGAAGGAAACATCTAGTTTCCACACGACTGTAAGCTTTTACCTTAAAACTCTTCCCGACAGTAGCTTAAAAACAAGTAGTTTCAAGTTACGGGGAAGCACCATTCCCTCCCcgccctccgccccgccccccggcGCTCCCGGCGCTCCCGGCGCTtcctcgccccgcccccgccaggAGCGGcccgcccaggccccgccctcGGAAGTCCCGCCTCTAACCGCGCGCGCAGTTTCTTACGGAACCGGAAGTAGGGAATGTGGAGTGAAGGTCGAGCTGCGGAGGGTATGTTTCTCGTTTCTCGTATAAATCTGTCCTGGGCGGTCCCCCTTCCTTTATTTTCAGGCTGTGGGAGTCGCAGCGGACGTAAAATCCTAGTACCCGGCCCTCCGGCCACGTAAGATCGGACGGCGCCGCTCCAGGTCGGGGATCTTTTCTTTTGGTTCTGAAACCGTTCTGAGGCTGGTTCCTGCCCTTGGTTTTTCTGCCTTCGTCACGAAGAAACTGCCTTTCGTGATATTTTCCCTCATAAAAACCTTCGTTCCCTCtgcttcccccttccccccatgTAACGTCCTCTTGCACGAGGTGGACTCGCGCCCCCAGCCTCGCCCTCTCGGCCCCTGGAGAGCAGCGCCGGCCGCCCCTTTCTCGTGAGGCCGCGTCCTCTCCCGGGTCCCGGGATTCTGGGGAGCCCGGCCCTCTCCTGAgaccccctgcctcccagcccctctgtcccGCGTCCTCCTCAGTAGTCAGCCTTTCCCCCACCCCGCGTAGGGGGAGGTGACCTGGGCCAGCCGTGTGACACTCAGTGTTGTTACGTTCCAAATTCCACCCCTCTGG harbors:
- the LOC105091270 gene encoding gastrula zinc finger protein XlCGF8.2DB isoform X1, yielding MRHFYLRVIQENIPDFESQQRDELRNDKGMPVTRNESLTDERHQPGTSVAGIEPLENTLVLSFWDELRIFNGEENIDEFVQADQRISSSVFFLPLEEICPSVQTIISNTYGSGLMHPLILTQGPRAHRERPYLSDERGQTFQCSSKLRRHPLIHPGEKLCMCDICGKVFSQNSKLVRHQRIHTGEKPYKCNECGKVFNQKATLVGHQSVHTGEKPYKCIECGKDFSHKGNLASHQRLHTGEKPYKCNECGKVFSHKGNLASHQKIHSGERPYKCNECGKVFTHKTTLASHWRVHTGEKPYQCSECGKVFSHKGNLASHERIHTGERPYKCNECGKTFHQASHLTKHQPIHTRTKVYKCDVCGKVFLRGSNFAVHQRIHPGERP